The following nucleotide sequence is from Deltaproteobacteria bacterium.
TACGACCTGTGGCCTATGTTGAATAAGGCGAGAGTGATTATTGAAATAGAGCATGTTACTCCTTCTCGGAGATGCTATTACAGAAAATATATCAGGTTTTTTCAAGGGCATAAGTTCCTTGTATTATATGACTATGTTACGAGGAAGAACTATCTTAAAAATTATTCTGTAGGATACGATAGGATATTTTCCGTTCATGCTCAAGCTGAAAAAGAGATTCGTGACCGTTGGGGAAATCCTGCGAAATTTTGGCCACATGGCTATGATTCCGAAAAATCCTATCCTATCGAAGGTTGCCGGGTGCGTTATGATATCGGCTTTTGTGGTTTCCTTGGCGAGAGACCTGGCTGGGGATCAAACCCGATATATTCAAAGAGACGTGAAGTTTTAAAAGCGCTGAAAGATCATTTTGGCGATAGAATGTGTATCCGGCAAAACCTCTATGGTGAAGAATACAATCGATTCTGGAACGAATGTAAAATCGGCATAAACTGCTCCCCACTGGGAGAAGCGACACTTCGTGTCTATGAAGTCCTCGCTACTGGTACCGCACTTGTAACCGATAAAAGCAAAGATATTGAGCTTATATTCAATAATGGGGAACATCTTTTGATGTACGACTCGCCAGCGGAGGCCATTTCTTGCTGTGAGCGCCTTCTTGCCGATGCAAAATTTAGAAAATGTATAGCAGAAAATGGACGAAAAGTGGTTTCAAAATACGAAAGGGCCCAACAATATAGTTCGCTTTCAAGGGAAGCAATCAAATATTTAGAAGATCACCCTCTCGATCATATTCCTACAATAATCCCATTTCCTAAGCCGCTTCATAAGGAGCCGACCTTTGCATGAAGGACATCAGGATTCAGATCTTCGGAAAGATTAACGATTCACTTCCTGAAGGATTAACCTGGTGCTCCGCCGCTTATGAGGATAAGTTTGCGTTTCGGGAAAAACTTACAGGATATTTACTGGAAGGAGTTCCTGATCTTTACTTAGAGATTCATACCCGGCCCTATTACGCCCATCTCATGAATAGGAATGCACCTAAGGCCGTATATTTTTGTAATTTCCCTGGCGGATATTTTCACAACGAAGCGATCCTGGACCTTTATGATTTTGTATTTTATAACAATATCATTGGAGAAAACTACTCAAGATTTCATTCAAACTGTCACTTTTTGCCACAATGGATGCCCGACGCATTTCTTTCCGGATCCGACAGCTACGGAGATAATGAAAGCAATGAATTCTTAGGAGCTAAAACTGATGTTGCATGGTGTAACACATGGTCATTCAATGACGTCATGGCGATACTAATGAGGTACGAAACTCTAAACGGTAAGTGGTTCCTGGGAGAGCCAGGACCTGGCGGTGACGCCGTTTTCCTGGGTGTATGTTTCAAAGCTGACTTCGTTTATGTTGACAGTGATTCCTCTTTCGCAAATCTGGGACGAGATATTGGAGCAGGATCCTTCATAATGGAAGGAAATTCCTTTGTAATTGTTGATGAGCCAAAAGAAAGAAAATTCAGGCAGGGGAAGATATTGAAAAAGCATCTTTTTCGTGAAAGGATCAACCAGATCCTATCGTTTTGTTTTCCGGATCGCAAATAAATCAGAATCATATCCAAGTTTTTCAACTAGTCACTCAAGAAAAGGCCTCATACCCCTTTGACAGTTATGGGGAGGGTATTTTCAGTTCACAAGTTCTCGAGACCTTTGAAAAAAGTTCAATTTTGTTCAGGATCAAGGAAGACGAAAATTTTAACCGCCCCGCTTAGGATGCCAAGCGGGACAGGCATCCATACATTGAAGTATTTCGAGGATTAAAATTTGTCCGCGCGTAGCGACGACTCCCCACCCTTCGAGCGGGTCCCCGATTTGAGTCTGACGCAGAGACTGGGCAAAAGGGGGCGTTTTTCAAAGGTTTCATTCTCATGAGGAATCTCTTTCCATTCTATGTCTGGAGAGGATACACATGAATCGTGAATACTATGCAACCACAAAACGATATATCCGAAATGGTCCGATGCCCCGAACAACTCGGGAAAGGATAGAGATAGTGGTCGAGGTATCCAAACTTTTCAAGGTAAAAAAGCTGCTGATTACGGAGCCGGAATCGGTGATGTTTGTCTGGCACTCGCTCGATCTGGAATAGAAACATATTCAGTTGATGTCCCCGGAATTACAAGCGATTTTGCCGCTCTTCGATATAAAGACGCAGGACTGGACGTGAAGACACTTAGTCCTGAAGATTTTTTCGAGCTTCCTCCGGAAAGCCTTGACTTGGTGACCTCTTTCGATGTGTTTGAACATCTGGACAATCCTTTTAAATTTGTTCACAAGGCATGGGAAAAATTGAGTCCTGAAGGAATTTTAATCCTTTCCGCGGATCTCCATAATTTTTCTGATGAGGCCCATATAGCAGACCATTTCATATACGAGCCTTTCTTGATTCGGCTTATTGAAAACGTAGGTTTTGAATTACTTGACTCGGCCATACAATGGAGACCTCGCTTAAGAAATTCAAAATTCACCTTCGGATCCATACGTGTGGATTGCTTCCGAAAAATTATGGCTGGTAGTTCCCCGCTTGAACGATTCCAACGTATGGCTGCCAGATACAACATGAAGTAATATAACTTTGATAAAAAAATTATCATACTCCAGCTTAATGAGACAGAAATTGAAACCTAATGTTTCGTGAACAAAGAGAATTTCCGGAATTTATCGGTCTTAGTTTAACCGTTCGATGCCAGGCAAAGTGTATCTATTGCCCTGCTGATAGGGGGAGGCTCATAAATCCGAAGGATATGCCCTTTGAATTAGCCGCAAAAATTATCGATGAAGCCTCATTGAACGATAGAGTGAAAACTGTTCATCTGAGCGAAAATGGAGAAGCACTTCTTTCCCCACACTTCCTTGACATTTTTTATTATCTCAGAAAGAAAATGCCTTATGTAAGGGTGATGCTCCATACAAATATGGAAAAGATGGATAAAAGAATGGCCCAAGAGGTATTAAAATTAAAATTGAATGAAATTCTCCCCAATATGGATGGAGCATCAAAGACTACTTTTGAATATGCAAAAGGCATTAACTTTGAAAATGTAAAGAAGAATCTGATAGACTTCATAGATCTTAGAGACCGGATGGATTCAGATTGCAAAATAACAATTCAGGTTTTATCGCCAAACAGATACTTGAGGAGAGTTGTCGGCATCGATACAGATATTCCTGATGACTCAACACAGGTCAAAGAATATTGGACCCCCTTGCTAGGGCCACAAGACAAAATAGTTGTAATGAGAGGTGGATATCGTTGGGCAATACGAGACAAAGTAAAAAGGATAAAAACCGGGCCATGTCTTTTTTTGAATAAAAACGGCGTAAACCCTTCTGCGTACATCGCGCCCAGCGGTGCAATGTATGTGTGCTGCTTGGATGAAAATGCTAGAGTTGTTTTTGGAAACGTATGGAATGATTCCATAGAATCTATTTGGAACGGCGAAAGACGACGCAGCATAATGAATAAATTAAATATGAGACGTTACGAACAGATTGGGGAACCATGCATTTATTGTGATCAGTCTCCTTTACCAAATCTATAGATTATGACATGGGTGCCCAAAATAGAATTATTTTACGCTTAATACCTAATAAAATCAGAGAGATACCCGTATATAACGGCTATTCTTAAATTCAGGCCCTCTGCAGGCCGGTTGAAAGCAGGGGCCGGGATATTCTCCGCAGCGGGCGTATTTCGGCCCTGAATCAGGATAGATGAAGGGCCGAAATACGCAGTGAGCGGAGCCATGGACGGCCGAGCGAACGATAGCGAGGAAAACATGCCGGCCCCTGCCTGAAATCGTAAAATCCTATTTTGGGCAAGTGTGAGATTATGAGAAAGGTCAGCATTATCATTCCCACCTTCAATCAAGCCCAATACCTTCCCGCCTGCGTCGACCACTGCCTTTTCCAGACCTATCCCGACCTTGAGATCATCATCGTGGACGGCGGTTCCACGGACGGCACCAAGGACTACCTGGCCGGGCTGGAAAAGGAGGTAGCAGAACGAAGGGTGAAGCCTGTTGTCGAAATGGATGAAAGAGGTGAGATCATCAGGCGGGAGCAACGAGTATATCCTGAGGGAAGAAGGCTTGAAATCCTGGTATTCGGCGAGGATATCGGACCTACCCGCACCATCAACGAAGGCCTTTCAAGGGCAAGGGGGGAATACTGCACCTATGTCGTGGGTGACGACATCCCCCATCCCCATATGATCGAGGAACTCGTCTCGGCCCTTGAACGCACGGGTGCCGACTTCGCTTACTCCGACATGAACATCGTGGATGATACGGGACGTATCGTAAGGCAGATGCGCCTGCCCGATTACAGTTTTGATGTCTGCTTCGCACGATGGTACCACCTTGGCGTAAGTCGTCTTTACAGGACGGCATGGCATGAAAAGGTCGGCCTGATGGATGAAAGATATCAGGGAGCCAACGACTACGATCACTACCTACGGTTTGCCATGGCAGGGGCCAAGTTCTACCACTTGCCCAAGGTGCTCTATTCAGTGAGACACCATGGAGATAATCGCAAGACAGGGCAACATACAGAAGAGAGATATGCGAACCTCATTCAAGAATCCAAACATTGTGCGTGGCGCGCAAGGAGTTGGATTGAGGGCCAGCGGCATGTATCGGGGAGGCGCCGGGACAGCATGGGATGAAGAGCGCATGATGAGAAAAAAGCTGGTACAGGGTGAATTTCCAAGCATCTTCAGGAGTGGCAGTCATGGACAGGGACTATTATGCAGAGACTGAACGCTATATACGCAAAGGACCCCCTTCAAAGACTACGCGTGAAAGGATAGAGATAGTTACGGAAATGGTCAGGCTTTTCAAGGTGAAAAGGGCCGCAGATTACGGGGCGGGGAGCGGGGATATCTGCCTGGCCCTTGCCAAGGAAGGCGTAGAGACCTTTTCGGTGGATATTCCCGGCAAAACCAGCCGTTTCGCCGCCCTTCGCTACAAGGAAGCAGGCCTGGAGGTTAAGTGCCTGAGCCCTGAAGAATTTCAAGAACTGCCTTCAGAGCACCTGGACCTTGTGACCTCCTTTGATGTCTTTGAACACCTGATAAACCCCTTCAGATTCGTGCGCGATACATGGGAAAAATTGAATGATGGAGGTATCTTCATCCTTTCCGCCGACCTTCATAATTTTTCCGATGAGGCACATATAGCAGACCATTACATATATGAACCTTTCCTGATTCAGCTCATAGAAAACGTCGGCTTCGAGTTCATGGATTCTGCGCTCCAGTGGAGGCCGCACATAAGAGGGGAAAAATTCACTTTCGGGTCTCTACGCGTCGACTGTTTCAAGAAGGTCATGGCAGGAAGTTCTCCCTTGGAACGGTTCCAGCGTATGGCCCGAAGATATGAACTTTAAAAATGTTAATGGAATAGAGAAGGGATGGAATCCAGGTTCTATGAACAGTATTACCAATGGCTTGAAAGGATAGGCCGCCTCAAGGATGTCGGGGTTTTCTTCATAGTGGGTTCTCCAAAATCGGGGACCACTTGGCTCCAGAAATGCCTTGACATCCACCCCCAGATTTCCTCTGACGGTGAGGGCCACTTTGATCTTTTTGCAGATGCATTCAGGAATTTACTGGCGGCGTTCAACCAAGAGCAGAAGGGGCGTATTCCGAGGGCCCGAAATCCACTTTCCATCACCTTTGATGAAACCGATTTCAAGAACCTGTTGAAGGTGGTTATGGACAACCAGATGGTCAAGAGGATCTCCGGAAAGGATATAAAATGGGTCGGGGACAAGACACCGGAACATACAAAGGCTCTCGATCTCCTCAGGGAATTGTATCCGAACTGCAAGATTCTCCACATCATCAGAGATGGGAGGGACTGCCTGGTTTCATGGTGGTCGAGACACAAGCAAACGGTTCCGGAAGCAGAAGGTCTTGAAAATTATATCGAGTGGTTTACACGCAATTTATGGGTGCCTTACGTCCTGAAGGCAAGGAATTTCGGGCTGAACAACCCTGAAGACTATATCGAAATCAAGTATGAAGAACTCCACTGTATGCCATTAAATACCCTCACAACGGTCTTTGAATTCTTAGGTGTGGACAGCACCGATGAAACCGTCATGAAATGCAAAGAAGGGACAGACTTCAAGCGCCTCACCGGCGGAAGGTCCATGGGAGAAGAAGATGCCTCATCCCACTATCGGAAGGGCATCGTGGGGGACTGGAAAAACCACCTGGACAAGGATCTCCATGAAAAATTCCTCGAAACCGGAGGCGATCTGCTGAAGGACCTGGGCTACTCCGTCTGACTTTGAAAACGGTTTCCAACGATCATCCTTTTCAATTAAAGGCTTGAATTTGAGACTTCCATGAAAATCCTCCTTGTAAACTGTCCCATACGGCTTGAAGCCAAGCCCAACAACATCCCGTATGGTCTTGCCACAATAGCCGCCGTCCTTTTGCAGGAAGGCTTCGAGGTCGAAATCTTCGATATCAACGCCTTTCGCCCACCACCTGAAGTCATCCTTGACAGGCTCCGGTCCCGGCACTGGGATCTGGTGGGAGTTTCGGGCCTGATCACCACCTATAAATTCCAGAAGTGGTTGATCTCGGAGCTGAAGGCTCTCCACCCCGACCTACCGATCGTTTCCGGGGGAGGCCTCGCCACCTCATGCGCTCATCTCCTGTTCGAAAACTCACCCGTTGACATCGCCGTCCTGGGGGAGGGTGAATGTACCATGCTTGAACTTTGCGTGGCACTTTCCAGGGGAAGAGACCTGGAAGAAGTTCCGGGTATCATTTTCCGCACCGGCAGCGGAAAAACGATCCGAACCCCTCCAAGGCCCAATATTCAAGACCTTGACGCCGTCCCCTTCCCCGCATGGGATCTTCTCCCCATGGACATATACCTTGAAAACCCCATCTGGGGAGGAAGCGCAAAGAACTCTTCGGGTTTCCCTGAAAACGTTACCGTAACGAGGAGCATGAACATCATATCGAGCCGTGGCTGTCCCTTTTCCTGCAACTACTGCTACCATCTCTTCGGCCGGT
It contains:
- a CDS encoding glycosyltransferase family 1 protein, whose protein sequence is MADLSDILFMGHFSKCPVEGVMFYNGEIHQEYDLWPMLNKARVIIEIEHVTPSRRCYYRKYIRFFQGHKFLVLYDYVTRKNYLKNYSVGYDRIFSVHAQAEKEIRDRWGNPAKFWPHGYDSEKSYPIEGCRVRYDIGFCGFLGERPGWGSNPIYSKRREVLKALKDHFGDRMCIRQNLYGEEYNRFWNECKIGINCSPLGEATLRVYEVLATGTALVTDKSKDIELIFNNGEHLLMYDSPAEAISCCERLLADAKFRKCIAENGRKVVSKYERAQQYSSLSREAIKYLEDHPLDHIPTIIPFPKPLHKEPTFA
- a CDS encoding sulfotransferase; translation: MESRFYEQYYQWLERIGRLKDVGVFFIVGSPKSGTTWLQKCLDIHPQISSDGEGHFDLFADAFRNLLAAFNQEQKGRIPRARNPLSITFDETDFKNLLKVVMDNQMVKRISGKDIKWVGDKTPEHTKALDLLRELYPNCKILHIIRDGRDCLVSWWSRHKQTVPEAEGLENYIEWFTRNLWVPYVLKARNFGLNNPEDYIEIKYEELHCMPLNTLTTVFEFLGVDSTDETVMKCKEGTDFKRLTGGRSMGEEDASSHYRKGIVGDWKNHLDKDLHEKFLETGGDLLKDLGYSV
- a CDS encoding glycosyltransferase; this encodes MRKVSIIIPTFNQAQYLPACVDHCLFQTYPDLEIIIVDGGSTDGTKDYLAGLEKEVAERRVKPVVEMDERGEIIRREQRVYPEGRRLEILVFGEDIGPTRTINEGLSRARGEYCTYVVGDDIPHPHMIEELVSALERTGADFAYSDMNIVDDTGRIVRQMRLPDYSFDVCFARWYHLGVSRLYRTAWHEKVGLMDERYQGANDYDHYLRFAMAGAKFYHLPKVLYSVRHHGDNRKTGQHTEERYANLIQESKHCAWRARSWIEGQRHVSGRRRDSMG
- a CDS encoding B12-binding domain-containing radical SAM protein; this encodes MKILLVNCPIRLEAKPNNIPYGLATIAAVLLQEGFEVEIFDINAFRPPPEVILDRLRSRHWDLVGVSGLITTYKFQKWLISELKALHPDLPIVSGGGLATSCAHLLFENSPVDIAVLGEGECTMLELCVALSRGRDLEEVPGIIFRTGSGKTIRTPPRPNIQDLDAVPFPAWDLLPMDIYLENPIWGGSAKNSSGFPENVTVTRSMNIISSRGCPFSCNYCYHLFGRSKYRFRSARNVVDEIETLVDRYGVDFIGFVDDNMMASEKRLLEFCDLMEKKKFPLTWGCHGRVTSAKTEILEHMAEAGCVWIGYGIESGSQRMLDAMNKKATVDKAKQAIRNTRKAGIFANTTFIFGYPGETLESIQETIDFKREMGIECGSFFATPYPGAPLYEQVRHLIRDEEAFVNTLGNATDFSINLTDFDDKTLFRLKKAMDENKDVL
- a CDS encoding class I SAM-dependent methyltransferase, translating into MLCNHKTIYPKWSDAPNNSGKDRDSGRGIQTFQGKKAADYGAGIGDVCLALARSGIETYSVDVPGITSDFAALRYKDAGLDVKTLSPEDFFELPPESLDLVTSFDVFEHLDNPFKFVHKAWEKLSPEGILILSADLHNFSDEAHIADHFIYEPFLIRLIENVGFELLDSAIQWRPRLRNSKFTFGSIRVDCFRKIMAGSSPLERFQRMAARYNMK
- a CDS encoding methyltransferase domain-containing protein; this translates as MDRDYYAETERYIRKGPPSKTTRERIEIVTEMVRLFKVKRAADYGAGSGDICLALAKEGVETFSVDIPGKTSRFAALRYKEAGLEVKCLSPEEFQELPSEHLDLVTSFDVFEHLINPFRFVRDTWEKLNDGGIFILSADLHNFSDEAHIADHYIYEPFLIQLIENVGFEFMDSALQWRPHIRGEKFTFGSLRVDCFKKVMAGSSPLERFQRMARRYEL
- a CDS encoding radical SAM protein; translated protein: MFREQREFPEFIGLSLTVRCQAKCIYCPADRGRLINPKDMPFELAAKIIDEASLNDRVKTVHLSENGEALLSPHFLDIFYYLRKKMPYVRVMLHTNMEKMDKRMAQEVLKLKLNEILPNMDGASKTTFEYAKGINFENVKKNLIDFIDLRDRMDSDCKITIQVLSPNRYLRRVVGIDTDIPDDSTQVKEYWTPLLGPQDKIVVMRGGYRWAIRDKVKRIKTGPCLFLNKNGVNPSAYIAPSGAMYVCCLDENARVVFGNVWNDSIESIWNGERRRSIMNKLNMRRYEQIGEPCIYCDQSPLPNL